The following proteins come from a genomic window of Deltaproteobacteria bacterium:
- a CDS encoding rod shape-determining protein gives MLGKFSNDLAIDLGTANTLVYVKGKGIVLNEPSVVAVHRDSRGVKRVLAVGAEAKKMLGRTPGNIEAIRPMKDGVIADFDITEAMLRHFILSVHNRRTLVRPRIIVSVPSGVTQVERRAVRETVESAGAREIYLIEEPMAAAIGAGLPISEPTSSMVVDIGGGTTEVAVISLSGVVYSKSVRVAGDKIDEEIVQYMKRKYSLLIGERTAEIIKTTIGCVYPEETLRKLDVKGRDLISGIPKIIEVNSEEIREAIMEPIGFIIDTIRDCLENSPPELAGDIVDRGIVLTGGGALLRNLDIRIREETGLPVIVADDPLSAVARGAGMALDQLDVLKEVTFQV, from the coding sequence ATACTGGGTAAATTTTCCAATGACCTGGCCATTGATCTGGGAACGGCAAATACCCTGGTTTACGTGAAGGGTAAGGGGATTGTCTTGAATGAGCCGTCAGTGGTGGCCGTCCATAGGGATTCGCGGGGTGTAAAGAGGGTGCTGGCTGTGGGTGCGGAGGCAAAAAAGATGTTGGGCCGCACACCTGGTAATATCGAGGCTATCCGTCCCATGAAGGATGGTGTGATTGCCGATTTCGATATTACAGAGGCCATGCTCAGGCATTTCATCCTCAGTGTACACAATCGCCGCACGCTCGTGAGGCCGCGCATCATTGTATCTGTCCCTTCCGGAGTTACCCAGGTGGAAAGACGGGCGGTTCGGGAAACGGTAGAGTCCGCCGGGGCCAGGGAGATTTATCTTATTGAAGAACCAATGGCGGCCGCGATAGGCGCGGGCTTGCCCATCTCTGAACCAACAAGTTCCATGGTGGTGGACATTGGCGGCGGTACTACGGAAGTTGCCGTTATTTCCCTATCCGGCGTTGTTTATTCCAAGTCCGTGCGGGTGGCGGGAGACAAGATAGATGAGGAAATTGTTCAGTACATGAAGAGAAAGTACAGTTTGCTGATCGGAGAAAGGACGGCGGAGATTATCAAGACCACTATCGGGTGCGTCTATCCAGAAGAAACCTTGCGTAAACTCGACGTCAAGGGGCGCGACCTGATCTCGGGAATACCGAAGATTATTGAAGTTAATTCGGAAGAAATTCGTGAGGCTATCATGGAGCCGATCGGATTCATTATAGATACTATCAGAGACTGCCTGGAAAATTCGCCTCCCGAACTGGCCGGCGATATCGTTGACCGGGGCATCGTCCTCACAGGCGGTGGCGCCCTTTTAAGGAATCTGGACATCCGCATCCGGGAAGAAACGGGGCTTCCCGTGATCGTTGCCGATGATCCTCTCTCGGCCGTGGCCAGAGGGGCAGGGATGGCCTTGGATCAATTGGATGTTTTGAAAGAAGTTACTTTCCAGGTGTGA